A section of the Gloeobacter violaceus PCC 7421 genome encodes:
- a CDS encoding B12-binding domain-containing radical SAM protein, producing MKALLLWPHMPNSFWSYRKTLSLAGLCSTNPPLGLITVAALLPADWQIRFADRNVRAEIEEDWAWCDLVIISAMIVQKEDFRTLIQKGVALGKKVAVGGPFPTSVPDFALAAGAHYLILDEGECTVPLFLEALERGEERGVFRSADKPDVTRTPVPRFDLLDMRAYLAMTVQFSRGCPFQCEFCDIINLYGRKPRTKHPEQMLAELEVLYRMGWNRYVFVVDDNFIGNARNAKIFLRALIPWMEARRYPFILLTEASLNLAEDPELVELMVKAGFTTVFMGIETPDTDSLLEVHKLQNTRRSLAESCEKVTRAGLQIMSGFIMGFDHERPGAGERIRAFIELTGIPQAQFSLLQALQNTALWQRLEREGRLIDGLGTFHQGALMNFVPTRPVEEIVEEYIDAFWRIYEPMPYLKRTFTHFRRMGAWRADSRRRFDWAALRMFTAVCWHQGIVRSTRWRFWWQLAAIALTKSQLLFDYFVALAAGEHFFAYRYEVREQLHTQLAAMRRLREHPENQPSSAATPNAWANSARGS from the coding sequence ATGAAGGCGTTGCTGCTTTGGCCCCATATGCCCAACTCTTTCTGGTCCTACCGCAAGACGCTCTCGCTGGCAGGTCTGTGCTCGACAAACCCGCCTTTGGGGCTGATCACCGTGGCGGCCCTGTTGCCTGCCGACTGGCAGATCCGCTTTGCTGATCGTAACGTGCGAGCTGAGATCGAAGAAGATTGGGCCTGGTGCGACCTGGTGATCATCTCGGCGATGATCGTCCAGAAAGAAGACTTTCGGACACTCATCCAGAAGGGCGTCGCCCTGGGCAAAAAAGTGGCCGTGGGTGGACCGTTTCCTACCTCGGTGCCGGACTTTGCTCTCGCTGCCGGGGCGCACTACTTGATCCTCGACGAGGGCGAGTGCACGGTACCGCTGTTTCTCGAAGCGCTCGAACGCGGTGAGGAGCGGGGCGTCTTCCGCTCCGCCGACAAACCCGACGTCACCCGCACCCCCGTCCCGCGCTTTGATCTGCTGGATATGCGGGCATATCTGGCGATGACGGTGCAGTTCTCGCGTGGCTGTCCGTTTCAGTGCGAATTTTGCGACATCATCAACCTCTACGGCCGCAAGCCGCGCACCAAGCATCCCGAGCAGATGCTCGCCGAACTGGAGGTGCTCTACCGGATGGGCTGGAACCGCTACGTGTTCGTGGTGGACGACAACTTCATCGGCAACGCCCGCAATGCCAAGATCTTCTTGCGGGCGCTCATCCCCTGGATGGAAGCGCGCCGGTACCCGTTTATTCTGCTCACCGAAGCGTCGCTCAATCTGGCTGAAGACCCCGAACTGGTGGAACTGATGGTGAAGGCGGGTTTTACCACCGTCTTCATGGGCATCGAGACCCCCGATACCGACAGCCTGCTGGAGGTGCACAAGCTCCAGAACACCCGCCGTTCGCTCGCCGAGTCGTGCGAGAAGGTCACCCGGGCGGGTCTGCAGATTATGTCCGGGTTCATCATGGGCTTCGACCACGAGCGGCCCGGAGCGGGGGAGCGCATCCGCGCCTTTATCGAACTGACCGGCATCCCCCAGGCCCAGTTCAGCCTGCTGCAGGCGCTGCAGAACACGGCGCTCTGGCAGCGATTGGAGCGCGAGGGACGGCTCATCGACGGTCTGGGTACCTTTCACCAGGGGGCCTTGATGAACTTCGTGCCCACCCGGCCGGTGGAGGAGATTGTCGAAGAATATATCGACGCTTTCTGGCGGATTTATGAACCTATGCCCTACCTCAAACGCACCTTCACCCACTTCAGACGCATGGGAGCCTGGCGGGCCGATAGCCGCAGGCGCTTCGATTGGGCGGCTTTGCGGATGTTTACGGCCGTCTGCTGGCATCAGGGGATCGTCCGCTCGACGCGCTGGCGCTTCTGGTGGCAGCTTGCAGCGATCGCCCTCACTAAATCGCAGCTGCTGTTCGATTATTTTGTGGCCCTCGCCGCCGGGGAACACTTTTTTGCCTACCGCTACGAGGTGCGCGAACAACTGCACACCCAGCTCGCGGCGATGCGGCGGCTGAGGGAGCACCCAGAAAATCAGCCGTCCTCGGCTGCCACCCCCAACGCCTGGGCCAACAGCGCCCGAGGGTCGTAG
- a CDS encoding type II toxin-antitoxin system mRNA interferase toxin, RelE/StbE family, with protein MKVLWRRSAIEDLDVAREYLQSRNPAAARRVIDRIEEATRRLAVMPYLGKTGHVEETRELVVPRTPYRLIYRIVDERLEIISVIHSAREMPEDQA; from the coding sequence GTGAAGGTTCTGTGGCGGCGCTCGGCTATCGAGGATCTCGATGTTGCCCGAGAATATCTGCAGTCGCGCAATCCGGCAGCCGCCAGACGAGTAATTGATCGCATCGAGGAAGCAACGCGGCGGCTGGCGGTCATGCCTTATCTGGGCAAGACTGGTCATGTCGAGGAAACTCGCGAGCTGGTGGTACCCCGCACGCCTTACCGGCTCATTTACCGAATAGTTGATGAACGTCTGGAGATCATTTCGGTGATCCACAGCGCGAGGGAGATGCCGGAAGATCAAGCTTGA